In Silene latifolia isolate original U9 population chromosome 3, ASM4854445v1, whole genome shotgun sequence, a single window of DNA contains:
- the LOC141648888 gene encoding peroxidase 5-like codes for MTNMNDYTSGLWRIGPSGLRGWKPAEKDSFVNKLLRDFEIVEEAKALLEEICPLTVSCDDVLAYAARDAAAVFGGLVKDDLVILSGAHSIGQTHCSLIENRIRNFSQTSMQDPSMDPNFADALKTICPAHVVNSTTNAIPLDFGSPNRLDAGYYNSVLKHMVVFGSDQALLDNNKTRDMVKHYARYGGAWKKYFAAAMIRMGSIEVLVGGEGQIRKNCRVVNKD; via the exons ATGACTAACATGAACGATTATACTTCAGGGTTGTGGCGGATCGGTCCTTCTGGACTCCGTGGATGGAAACCTGCAGAGAAAGATAGCTTTGTGAACAAGCTATTGAGGGACTTTGAAATAGTAGAGGAAGCCAAGGCTTTGTTGGAGGAAATTTGTCCTCTCACTGTATCTTGTGACGACGTTCTTGCTTATGCAGCAAGAGACGCCGCTGCAGTTTTCGGAG GACTGGTGAAAGATGATCTAGTCATACTCTCGGGTGCCCACTCTATTGGGCAAACTCACTGTAGTTTGATCGAAAACCGGATCAGGAATTTCAGCCAAACTTCAATGCAAGATCCTTCCATGGATCCTAACTTTGCGGATGCCCTGAAAACAATTTGCCCCGCCCACGTGGTCAATTCCACCACCAATGCTATTCCATTGGACTTTGGGTCTCCCAATCGCTTGGATGCTGGTTACTACAACTCTGTCCTCAAGCATATGGTTGTATTTGGATCGGACCAAGCCCTCCTAGACAACAACAAAACCCGAGACATGGTAAAACACTACGCTCGTTACGGAGGTGCTTGGAAGAAATACTTTGCAGCCGCAATGATAAGAATGGGAAGTATTGAGGTTTTAGTGGGTGGGGAAGGCCAGATAAGAAAGAATTGCCGCGTTGTTAACAAGGATTGA